The Coleofasciculus sp. FACHB-T130 genome contains the following window.
TGCTTGAAGGCGTCATTGTTCCTCTACGCTGCCAAAATTCCCCAACTCTGCGCTCCCACTGCTGCCAGTAAATCATCATATTATCTGGTTCAAACCAGAACACCTCAGCAGGCATTTCCGGAACCGCTACAACCAGCAAGGCATGACGCAGATGGATACCATACTCTTGGTAAAATTTATTAACCGCGCCCATATAAGCCGCTAACTGAAGCGGGCTATCACGGAGGCGTTCAACTGACCCTTTCGGCTTATCAGCGGTTTTCCAGTCACAGACGCAGGGAATGCCCTTATAACTCGCAACGCAATCCACTCGACCCGCATAACTCAAATCGTAGTGGAAGACAGAACCTTCCACGAGCCTTACCTCGTGAATGTCTTGCAACACCGGCTCTATGCTATCCCAGTAAGGTTTAGCCGCGTCTGGACAGGCGACATTTTCCCCCAGTAGATAGCGCTGAATGTGCTTGTGAGTGGACGTACCGCGACGGCTAGCAGCACCAGAAATTCGGTTGGCTTCCTCTGCTCCAACTCGGTTGCGCCAGTTGAAGAGTGCTTCTCGATCTTCTTGCGGTTTGGTGGCGTTGAGGATAGTGGAGACGCTAGGAAAGCGATCGCCCTTAGCATCCACATAATATTGTTTCCCAGATTCCCGCAGCGTTTTAGCACGGTGATGAGGCAGCAGATTGATATTTAACGTCATTATTGTCTAGTTATTAAATCAACCAGTTAGGATGATAGCTGCCGATATGGAACGTTCAACCAGAGGCTGAGACGTCCTCTTTAAACACCTTGCTCAGGCTGATTCCGTTCCTGCTCTCTTGCAACCAAACGCAAATCCATTCGCATGTGGGGCGACCTTTACAAGTCCTTGCCTTTTGTTGCTGTCATTATTTGATTCAAGCCGATGGGCGGATTTGAACCGCCGACCGTTCGATTACGAATCGAATGCTCTACCACTGAGCTACACCGGCACTGCCGATTTACTATCGTAGCAGGTTTAGATAGAAACTGTTGCACCCAATTTCTGGAAGAAATGCGATCGCGTTCAAATTTATAGCACCAGCCGCCGCTGCTGCCGACCACCATCATGCCAAGATGGATCTAAAGTCGGTGGGGATCGAGACGGATGGTAGACCCAAAATTAAAAAATCGCACCCGCAACATCAAAGGCACTCGGAAAGTCAGTGCTGAACAGTATGCACAACTAAAAGCTGAACTTGCTACTCCCTACAAAGGTCTTAGGCAATTTGTTTATGTGGCGTGCGGCGCTTCTGGCTTTATCGGAGGGATGGTCTTTCTTGCCAAGTTAGCCTCCGGTCGGGAAATTGCCTCAGCCGTGCCTAACTTAGCACTACAAATTGGCGTAGTTGCTTTGATGGTTTGGCTGTTTCGCCTAGAACAAAAATCCCAACGTAAGCCATAAAGCTGATCGTTTCCAGTAATCTTGCGGATTCCTCGAAGGGGTAAGACAATCTAAGCTTGAAAGAAGGGATCTGGTGAGTATTTCGCACCCTGAGAACTTGCGAGTAAAATAGGCTAGATTCAGTTATTTGGCTTAACGACATTCTTGCAGTCTTTGGCTTCCCTTGTTGAAAGCCGATAAGGTTCTGCGTTACTTCATCGGCTGAGCCTCACCTAAGATTAAGTGTCATCCCAACACATGGAACTAGAACAACGCTTGGGTCTATATCAGGTATTCCTTAAGCTCTATGAGCATCATCGTGGTTTACTAGATGAGATTCTGAAGCTAGAAGATAGCGGCAATAAATTTCTTAGTGGCATTGCACCTCGATATATCCAAGGCGTAGCGCAGGAGCAGCAAGTCTATCTAGTCACAAATTTAATAGATGCTAAAACGCAAATGTTGTTTCAGCCGCAGCGAATTTGGACACTGGGGCGGGCGCGTCAAGCTGCCCTACCGATTCCGGATAGACGTTTGTCTCGCAATCATGCAGCGATTCGATATATCGACGATCAGGGGTTTTATCTGGTTGACCTGAATAGTACAAATGGGACTTTCGTTAATGGCGAACCCGTATACAAACGTGTTCTTCTCAAGGACGGCGATCGCATTCGTCTAGGTGGTCTGGCTTTCTCCTTTTTCCTGGGCAATACTATCTGCATGGTGGATAATGTCTCTTCAACCCTAATGGCAGAAATTAATGCCCTGACAAATGCAGAGCAATCGCTTCCGGTTACAGAAGTAGAAACACCTACCTCTCCTACAACAGTTCAGCCTCCCAACACCGAGTGCCAAAAAGAGACTCTACATTTCCTCTCTGGCCCCTCTGCCATTAGAGATCCATTAGTCCCAGTTTTGGAATCTCCTGTAGACCCTCAGCTAACTCCGACTCAGCAATCAGAAATTTTAGACCGTTTTTTCAGTAGACGAATTTCCGATCCAGGCACACAAAACTAAACTTTATAAGAATTTATACGAAAAACCCGTTTCCAATAAGAAAACGGGTTTTTTTATGTGTAAAAGTAGCCCTAAGCTTCCCAAAAAACGATTTATAGGGTAGACTCGCCTACCCTACAGCGCTTTTAGTCGTCTAAAAGTTCTTCCTCTAACTCTTCGTCTTCGGCGTCAACTCGCGTGACAGAGTTGGCAGGAACAACTGCCCCCATCTCTAGCTTTTGACGTACCTTTTGCTCAATTTCTTGAATTAATTCAGAGTTTTCTTCCAGGTACTTAATGCTGTTATCCCGGCCTTGGGCAATGTTATCACCGTTGTAGCTATACCAAGCTCCTTTACGGGTAATGACCCCAGTTTGTTCTGCCAGGTCAACCATACACCCTAATGTCGAGATTCCCTTGCCAAAGATAATGTCAAACTCTGCGACGCGGAAGGGCGGGGCGACTTTATTTTTGGCAACTTTAACTTTAGCTCGGTTACCAAACTCTTCGTTGCCTTTTTTCAGCGTTTGAATCCGACGAATATCCAAGCGTACTGAAGCGTAAAACTTTAAGGCATTACCACCAGTGGTTGTTTCTGGGTTGCCGTAGGTGACGCCAATCTTTTGTCGCAGCTGGTTGAGGAAAACGACCGTACAACCAGATTTACCGATGTTCCCGGTAATTTTGCGAAGAGCTTGACTCATCAAACGGGCTTGCAAACCCATGTGGGAATCGCCCATTTCGCCTTCAATTTCAGCGCGAGGCACCAAAGCAGCTACCGAGTCAATGACCACGATATCCACTGCCGCAGAGCGAACTAGCTGGTCGACAATTTCTAAGGCAGCTTCTCCGGTGTCGGGTTGAGAAACCAAAAGATTGTCTATATCAACGCCCAGTACGGCTGCGTAAGCAGGATCTAGAGCGTGTTCAGCATCAACAAAAGCAGCGACTCCTCCTAATTTTTGCACTTCAGCGATCGCGTGCAAAGCGAGGGTTGTCTTACCAGAACTTTCCGGGCCATATATTTCAATCACCCGTCCCTTCGGCAAGCCACCGCCCAAAGCTAAATCCAGGGTCAGCGCTCCAGTGGAAATTGTTTCCACCTTCATGCGGGTGGCATCTCCTAGGCGCATAATTGCTCCCTTGCCAAAGCTGCGCTCAATTTGGTTTAGCACTAGGCTCAGGGCTTTGTCCTTGTCGGGATTGTTCGTGATTTGGATAGCCATTAATGCCTCAAGAACAGAATCAGGTGTGGTGATATTTTTTTCACACTTAGCAAAAGTTGCTTTTGTGTGGGCTTCTCCGCCTCGCGGACTGGAGTTTCCTGCTTCGATGGCTGGTTCTGATAGTAGAAATGTCTAACAAGACATCCTTACAGCCTCCACAGGCAGAAACGATGGAATCCACCGCCTTTTGATACAAAATGAATGCTGGTTTTAGCCATTTGCCCACTCAGGTTTACCAAGTTTTTGGCTTTGTAAGTGAGTAGGAAATTTCCACTAACTAGGGTTACTTCAACGATTGGCACCGAAACTTAAAATTGTCCCAAATAGCGACAAATTTTAGTTTCAGATATTTTATTATATCACTTTTAGCAACAAATGAGAGCCGCAAGTGCCCTTACATCAAGCTTTACACGGATGGGGGAACCCCCTGGCAAGGCTCGCGATAGGAATCTCTATTGTAGTTCAAATGTTCTAGTTTTACCCAACACTGAGAGAGAAAATCGGTCAATAAACGTCTAGCCTGTTTTAAGCAACAAGTGGGATTTGCGATCGCCACTTTGGTCACGTCAGTTTTGTCAAAAGTCAACGAATGCAGCCGAGTCTCGCTAATCTAGAGACAGAAACTGTAAATGGCTTGATCTAGGCTTATTTGAGCATCCTCCGCGTTTCCTGATGCCTCAATTCCTATATTTTCCTTATCTTTCGGCGATGAACTATTATCTTTCCAATCAGCTGGTTCCAGATACAGCTGTATCGGTGGCTGGGTTAACGTCTTATTTGCAACTGCTGTTAGAGCAGGATGAACAACTACAGCAAGTCTGGGTGACCGGTGAAGTCTCCAGCGCCTCTCAGTATCGCAGTGGACTATTCTTCACCCTGCAAGATCCGGATGCTAAGGCGGCAATGAGTTGTGTGATATGGAACAGTCAGCTAAATAAGCTGATGCAGCTGCCGGTGCAAGGAGAGCAGTTGATTGTTTTGGGCAGTATCCGAGTTTATCCCCAGCGAGGACAGTACCAGTTGATTGTCTGGCAGGCGCTACCAGCGGGAGAGGGGTTACAGGCATTGCGCTATCGCCAGCTGCGAAATCGGTTGGAGGCAGAAGGATTGTTCGATCCAGAACGCAAGCGATCGCTCCCCACTCATCCCCAAACCATCGCTGTTGTCACGTCGCCGCAAGCTGCTGCCTGGGGAGATATTCAACGCACGCTCAAGCAACGTTATCCGGGTTTGCAAGTTCTGTTTTCACCGGCATTAGTCCAAGGAGAACAAGCCCCGGCATTGATTGTTTCGGCGATTGAGCGAGTGGAACGGGATGGTCGCGCTGAAGTCCTAATTTTGTCGCGCGGGGGTGGTGCGGTTGAGGAGCTAGCTTGCTTCAATGATGAACGGGTAGTGCGAGCGATCGCAAATTGTTCGATTCCCGTGATTACTGGCATTGGTCATCAGCGAGATGAATCTTTGGCTGACTTAGTTGCCGATGCTTATGCTCACACTCCCACCGCCGCCGCCGAACAAGTGGTTCCAGAACTGGCAAGTCTTTACGCAGAACACCAGGAACGTGTCCTCGCCTTGACTGAAGCCGTAAATCAACACATGGAAAATGCTCAAGAACAATTGCAACGAGTGCGAAGCCGCTTGCGCCGGATTCCGTTAGACCGACAAATTCACCAAGAAAAGCAAGCGATCGCTTGGAAACGTCAACAACTGTTACAAGGAACGGCGCGGCATTTCGCGCAGGCAAACCAACACTGTCAGATGCTCCGACAAAAGCTAGCCACGCTTGACCCGGAAAGCGTTCTGAAACGAGGTTATGCAGTAGTCCGACAACAAGATGGTGCGATCGCGCGTTCCACAGAAGGACTGGCACTCGGACAGGAACTACAAGTTCAGCTGGGCACAGGACAAATTAAAGTCAAAATTAGTGAAATTATAAATAGCAAGGAGTAGCTATTTCACGCGATACGGGGATTTTTTATGAGCAAACCCACCAGCACCACCGACGGCTCAAGCGATCGCCGCATCAATACCCAATTTCCGAAAGATTGGAACTACGAAGCGACGGTTGCCAAAGTTGAAGGCATCATTCGGCAAATTGAAGCCGGGAAACTAGAACTTGCCGACGTTTTTGAAGAATTTACCGCTGCGGTAGAATACTTGCGCCAATGTGAAATCTTTCTGCAAGAGCGGCAACAGCAGATGAATTTATTAATTGAGACCCTGGCAGACGAGCCAACATCCTTCTGAGAGATGCTATCAGGCGATACTACCGCGCTTCCTGGCTTCTTTATAGGAAGTCCCGACATTTCTCAAACCAGCCTTAATCATTTGTTGTTCGAGTAAGGCAAAGAAACGAGCGCGATCGCCCCCTCGCACGACTGCCTGATTGTGTGCCTCTGCAAGCGCCACCGGATAGCCATAACCCTTCTGCACCTGAGCCAACATCAAGCTGAGCGAAACATCCAGCTTCTCTGGATTCTCTGCCACCCACGCGGGAACTTCTACACGAGCAATTTCAGTCCCGACATGGACGTAGCAGAAGTAGATTTGATGGGCACCGTACAACTCCAGAATCCGTGCAGAACTGCGCCATAGAGGACTGCGTTGACCGGGCTGCAATTGAGACGCCCAGAGGGCAGTATCCCGCAAGGGATCGAAAACCTGGCAGGGTGCCCGGTCAAACTGACCAGGACAATGAGTCATGCAGTCGGGAACTGGATGCGGGCAGGCTGGCAGACGCAGGAAGTTCAGTGCTTCGCTGCTGCGAGAAGCACTCAGGTAGCCCATAATTGGAATCCCCGTATCGCGTAGAACATCCCAGGCTTCCAGAATTGGAGGCAAAATATGGTCGCGGGCTTCCCCCGGTAACTGCTCTAGAAACCAATAAATTAGCGATCCATCTACCATTGCTAGGGCAGGGATTGGGGATTTGGGATCGGGAATTGAAGATGAAATTTCCGATTTTCTGTTTCCGTTTCCCTGTCTTGACGTGACTTGTGAAGGTCGGTTAATCCAGCTAGCAGCCAATTCTGCCAACACAGACGCCTCCGAAGCCGTGCGTCGATAGCCCATCCATTCCTCAGGGCGAATTCCCCACTGGCGGGAAATATATAGGTCTTCCGAGCGATAAAAGACTTCTGGTAGGCTATCTAAGAGCGGGTACAAGCTTTGTCCATAATGCAGCACCACCCGACCCACGTTAATCAGATAGCAGTAGGCAATTTCATGGTGACTCGGAGCAATCTGAGACCCGTCTGTAGCAATAATCGTATGGACAGCCGGAGGGGTAGGAAGGTCAATGGCAGTGCTTAGGGACTCAATGGGTGCGGCTGCTGCAAACCCCAAGCGATCGCGCCACTTTTCTTGCAGATGTACCAAATCTGCCTGAGACTTTTGAGCCAGTGTCAGTAAGTGCTGGGCGCGTTCCAAGCGTTGGCGACTGGCAGCAGCCTCTACCGTCAGGTGTTGACTAATCCCCTGCATTTGCCGCGCGAGTTTGGTTAGGTCAAGCATAGTCAGCTATCCGCTTTTCGCCTATCAGTTCTCAGCTTAAAGCATGAAACATCAAGGCGATCGGGATGAATTTATAATTTACACTTGATACTTCTCCATCCCTCTAACCTTGGGTTCCCTTTTCTCATCTAAGTCCAAGCCGAAAAATCTTGAGCAAACTGAGACAGAGATAAAAGCTGAATTCGTTCCTGATACGCGACCGACTCTCGTTGAGCAGCAGTATTGTAACCCCAATCGGCAAGAAACAGCTTGATATCATTGAGGTCTGGTTGCTGTTGCACAGTTTGCAGAGTTTTCAAGCGATCTTCCACAAACCAAAGGTGAACCGACGAATCGCTACTGAGTTCGCGCAAAATTTCGTACTTAGGACGCCGATTTTCTTTCCCAATAATGCATCGATCGGGTAGTTGGATACCCTGTTGCTGCAACAACTGGCGGACAAAGCGTCCCTCTTTGGTAGTGACGATGTACGTTTGGATGGGTGTATCTGGAAGCGATGCCTTCTCCGATTCCATCCGATGCATTTTTTCAACAACACCTGGATAGAAACGATGTAAGGCTAGCCAACCCTCTAAATCCCTATCAATCCACTCATCCCGGATACGATCGAGCTTCGTGCCGATATCAGCCGCATTCAAATTATCTTCTTGCAAGATTTGCTGAGCCACCCCTGACCAATCTTGCAACATCTTTTCGTCAGGAATGCCCAATATTAGCGCCCGGATTGCCACCGGCATTTCCCAACCGATTTCTATAATCGGTCGTCGCTGGTAGAAACTTTCAGCCAAACCATGTGGAGGTGTGAGATTAGGCGGTGCCCAAATTTGACAGTAGGTGCGC
Protein-coding sequences here:
- a CDS encoding PD-(D/E)XK nuclease family protein, coding for MTLNINLLPHHRAKTLRESGKQYYVDAKGDRFPSVSTILNATKPQEDREALFNWRNRVGAEEANRISGAASRRGTSTHKHIQRYLLGENVACPDAAKPYWDSIEPVLQDIHEVRLVEGSVFHYDLSYAGRVDCVASYKGIPCVCDWKTADKPKGSVERLRDSPLQLAAYMGAVNKFYQEYGIHLRHALLVVAVPEMPAEVFWFEPDNMMIYWQQWERRVGEFWQRRGTMTPSSI
- a CDS encoding DUF3493 domain-containing protein — encoded protein: MVDPKLKNRTRNIKGTRKVSAEQYAQLKAELATPYKGLRQFVYVACGASGFIGGMVFLAKLASGREIASAVPNLALQIGVVALMVWLFRLEQKSQRKP
- a CDS encoding FHA domain-containing protein, coding for MSSQHMELEQRLGLYQVFLKLYEHHRGLLDEILKLEDSGNKFLSGIAPRYIQGVAQEQQVYLVTNLIDAKTQMLFQPQRIWTLGRARQAALPIPDRRLSRNHAAIRYIDDQGFYLVDLNSTNGTFVNGEPVYKRVLLKDGDRIRLGGLAFSFFLGNTICMVDNVSSTLMAEINALTNAEQSLPVTEVETPTSPTTVQPPNTECQKETLHFLSGPSAIRDPLVPVLESPVDPQLTPTQQSEILDRFFSRRISDPGTQN
- the recA gene encoding recombinase RecA codes for the protein MAIQITNNPDKDKALSLVLNQIERSFGKGAIMRLGDATRMKVETISTGALTLDLALGGGLPKGRVIEIYGPESSGKTTLALHAIAEVQKLGGVAAFVDAEHALDPAYAAVLGVDIDNLLVSQPDTGEAALEIVDQLVRSAAVDIVVIDSVAALVPRAEIEGEMGDSHMGLQARLMSQALRKITGNIGKSGCTVVFLNQLRQKIGVTYGNPETTTGGNALKFYASVRLDIRRIQTLKKGNEEFGNRAKVKVAKNKVAPPFRVAEFDIIFGKGISTLGCMVDLAEQTGVITRKGAWYSYNGDNIAQGRDNSIKYLEENSELIQEIEQKVRQKLEMGAVVPANSVTRVDAEDEELEEELLDD
- the xseA gene encoding exodeoxyribonuclease VII large subunit, with product MNYYLSNQLVPDTAVSVAGLTSYLQLLLEQDEQLQQVWVTGEVSSASQYRSGLFFTLQDPDAKAAMSCVIWNSQLNKLMQLPVQGEQLIVLGSIRVYPQRGQYQLIVWQALPAGEGLQALRYRQLRNRLEAEGLFDPERKRSLPTHPQTIAVVTSPQAAAWGDIQRTLKQRYPGLQVLFSPALVQGEQAPALIVSAIERVERDGRAEVLILSRGGGAVEELACFNDERVVRAIANCSIPVITGIGHQRDESLADLVADAYAHTPTAAAEQVVPELASLYAEHQERVLALTEAVNQHMENAQEQLQRVRSRLRRIPLDRQIHQEKQAIAWKRQQLLQGTARHFAQANQHCQMLRQKLATLDPESVLKRGYAVVRQQDGAIARSTEGLALGQELQVQLGTGQIKVKISEIINSKE
- the xseB gene encoding exodeoxyribonuclease VII small subunit; this translates as MSKPTSTTDGSSDRRINTQFPKDWNYEATVAKVEGIIRQIEAGKLELADVFEEFTAAVEYLRQCEIFLQERQQQMNLLIETLADEPTSF
- a CDS encoding DNA double-strand break repair nuclease NurA translates to MLDLTKLARQMQGISQHLTVEAAASRQRLERAQHLLTLAQKSQADLVHLQEKWRDRLGFAAAAPIESLSTAIDLPTPPAVHTIIATDGSQIAPSHHEIAYCYLINVGRVVLHYGQSLYPLLDSLPEVFYRSEDLYISRQWGIRPEEWMGYRRTASEASVLAELAASWINRPSQVTSRQGNGNRKSEISSSIPDPKSPIPALAMVDGSLIYWFLEQLPGEARDHILPPILEAWDVLRDTGIPIMGYLSASRSSEALNFLRLPACPHPVPDCMTHCPGQFDRAPCQVFDPLRDTALWASQLQPGQRSPLWRSSARILELYGAHQIYFCYVHVGTEIARVEVPAWVAENPEKLDVSLSLMLAQVQKGYGYPVALAEAHNQAVVRGGDRARFFALLEQQMIKAGLRNVGTSYKEARKRGSIA
- a CDS encoding HAD family hydrolase is translated as MRASYPNILALDFDGVICDGLIEYFQTAWRTYCQIWAPPNLTPPHGLAESFYQRRPIIEIGWEMPVAIRALILGIPDEKMLQDWSGVAQQILQEDNLNAADIGTKLDRIRDEWIDRDLEGWLALHRFYPGVVEKMHRMESEKASLPDTPIQTYIVTTKEGRFVRQLLQQQGIQLPDRCIIGKENRRPKYEILRELSSDSSVHLWFVEDRLKTLQTVQQQPDLNDIKLFLADWGYNTAAQRESVAYQERIQLLSLSQFAQDFSAWT